From Cellulomonas dongxiuzhuiae, the proteins below share one genomic window:
- a CDS encoding MarR family winged helix-turn-helix transcriptional regulator: MTHTTTRAAAPAPERSADDLGWQLGTLLARWRESVADALAGIPAGPRGYHLLRAAAHAAAPPTQAALASHLGIDRTVMTYLLDDLCDAGLVERCPDPADRRVRRIAATDAGRSALADVEDRMTAAETEVLRGLSAGERDTLRTLLARTTGTAAPGEDRCAVVSG, encoded by the coding sequence GTGACGCACACCACGACCCGCGCCGCAGCGCCCGCCCCGGAGCGCTCGGCCGACGACCTGGGCTGGCAGCTCGGCACGCTGCTCGCACGCTGGCGCGAGAGCGTCGCCGACGCTCTCGCGGGCATCCCGGCAGGCCCGCGCGGCTACCACCTGCTACGTGCCGCCGCGCACGCGGCCGCCCCGCCGACCCAGGCCGCGCTCGCGAGCCACCTCGGCATCGACCGCACCGTCATGACGTACCTGCTCGACGACCTCTGTGACGCGGGCCTGGTCGAACGCTGCCCCGACCCCGCCGACCGCCGGGTCCGCCGCATCGCCGCCACCGACGCGGGCCGCTCCGCGCTCGCCGACGTCGAGGACCGCATGACCGCCGCGGAGACCGAGGTGCTGCGCGGGCTGAGCGCCGGCGAGCGCGACACGCTGCGCACCCTGCTCGCGCGCACGACCGGCACCGCCGCGCCCGGCGAGGACCGCTGCGCCGTCGTGAGCGGCTGA
- a CDS encoding helix-turn-helix transcriptional regulator, with the protein MDRLQLADFLRTRREALQPEDVGLPRGSRRRAPGLRREEVALLCDMSSDYWSRLEQARGPQPSDQMLAAMARGLRLSLAERDHLFRLAGRPAPERVGRGEHVAPGLMRVLDRLHDTPAQVMTDLGETLAQNAAAAALLGDDAGLVGLDRAVVHRWFADPASRDVYPREDHDLRGRVFVADLRAALARQGPGSRAARVVESLLARSDEFGRLWAEHEVGLRHEPRKRLVHPELGEMLLDCQKLVDVEQAQVLLVFTATPGTPDDDKLRLLASLGPRPVLR; encoded by the coding sequence GTGGACCGACTGCAGCTGGCCGACTTCCTGCGCACGCGCCGTGAGGCGCTGCAGCCCGAGGACGTCGGGCTGCCGCGCGGGTCGCGGCGCCGCGCGCCCGGGCTGCGCCGCGAGGAGGTCGCGCTGCTGTGCGACATGTCGAGCGACTACTGGTCGCGCCTGGAGCAGGCGCGCGGGCCGCAGCCGTCGGACCAGATGCTCGCGGCGATGGCGCGCGGCCTGCGGCTCTCGCTGGCCGAGCGGGACCACCTCTTCCGGCTGGCCGGGCGGCCCGCGCCCGAGCGCGTCGGGCGCGGCGAGCACGTCGCACCCGGGCTCATGCGGGTCCTGGACCGGCTGCACGACACGCCCGCGCAGGTGATGACGGACCTGGGGGAGACCCTCGCGCAGAACGCCGCCGCCGCCGCGCTGCTCGGTGACGACGCGGGGCTCGTCGGCCTGGACCGGGCGGTCGTGCACCGCTGGTTCGCGGACCCCGCGTCGCGCGACGTCTACCCGCGCGAGGACCACGACCTGCGCGGACGCGTCTTCGTGGCCGACCTGCGGGCCGCGCTCGCACGCCAGGGCCCCGGGTCGCGGGCCGCCCGGGTGGTGGAGTCGCTGCTCGCGCGCAGCGACGAGTTCGGCCGGCTGTGGGCCGAGCACGAGGTGGGCCTGCGGCACGAGCCCCGCAAGCGGCTCGTGCACCCCGAGCTCGGCGAGATGCTCCTCGACTGCCAGAAGCTGGTCGACGTCGAGCAGGCGCAGGTCCTCCTGGTCTTCACAGCGACCCCCGGGACGCCCGACGACGACAAGCTGCGCCTGCTGGCGTCCCTGGGGCCGCGCCCGGTCCTGCGCTGA
- a CDS encoding TIR domain-containing protein, producing MIRAFFSYSHSDAKLVNAVAAQVGRPFVLLDTRAFTGGDELLEGMEDLAAESSVYVLFASRDALKSAWVSFEQNEAHYHVATRRIKRVIVVQLDQSRAISEFPLWLRRSKFVTSSSPRPIARAIRAAIDELVQEEQHRIFVGRAHETSSLQSAVVPIDHDASVPIVAIRGLPGIGRRTLLERVARDSLSFARILTLRIESGDTINSIAIKCADLVDGYASAADAVAAARRYEEISADEALAETTRLIEKAAGLGELVVLYDDGGLLDNSGRPSPAVHQLLSALALQPDLTAAIITNRRPRLDSISIAPPPIVDVAPLSTHETRQLIALLARDKNVDLRTTDAARLADQVAGYPPAATAAVSMAATYGPAIAGASVSSQYQPRPLHRYLAQIKLEQDEARLLRFLAANSPLPISVLLAVTGPSAELNTALAKLIDASLVSPVRGTDWYEISEPVVDFVSREYPALSIAEYRAVAEALGKSLELSGEPGPYIDLSRVYYRALARAGEESRPLALALVSDWLSLAEQFYHDRDYERARAHAALADVANRSLESLTWLVKSDVKLGEFAPAQESINELKKLGELKEALFLAGFLERHRGQHREAIKQYEAARRAGRGGLALERDLAECYLHVGDLDNAAKRIAAAQEKQPDNAYVVSLRIKIACLTRDETTARGLLDLLHAVDAPAFANHRQSRVELAFGDKEAAYRYARLAVDGADRPPIEAFSNLALCELRTDRVSDASVTIQRIGKVYRGLRADVQHGLQARLAIAEGRHDDALGITTKLIKSGGLTSFALRRDALRASLIGSHVGAEERDQREKEISALEVKLNSTRWDSTEWDLDD from the coding sequence GTGATTCGAGCCTTCTTCTCATACTCGCACTCCGATGCGAAATTGGTCAACGCAGTGGCCGCGCAAGTAGGCCGACCATTCGTCTTGCTCGACACGAGGGCCTTCACGGGTGGCGACGAGTTGCTCGAGGGCATGGAGGACCTCGCCGCCGAGTCTAGCGTCTACGTGCTATTTGCTAGTCGTGACGCGCTCAAGTCGGCGTGGGTCTCCTTCGAGCAGAACGAGGCGCATTATCACGTGGCAACGCGCCGCATAAAGCGGGTGATCGTAGTCCAACTTGACCAGTCCCGAGCTATCTCAGAGTTTCCCCTGTGGCTGCGTCGCAGCAAATTTGTAACAAGTTCGTCGCCGCGTCCAATAGCCAGGGCAATCCGGGCTGCAATAGATGAGCTCGTGCAGGAAGAGCAGCATCGAATCTTTGTTGGCCGCGCCCATGAGACCTCAAGCCTCCAGTCTGCGGTCGTGCCTATCGATCACGATGCATCGGTGCCGATTGTCGCCATCCGAGGACTCCCCGGCATTGGCCGGCGGACGCTGCTGGAGCGCGTGGCGCGCGACTCGCTCTCTTTTGCGCGGATACTGACGCTGCGAATTGAGTCGGGCGACACCATAAACTCGATCGCCATTAAGTGTGCCGACCTAGTTGACGGATACGCGTCGGCCGCGGATGCCGTCGCTGCCGCAAGACGCTACGAGGAAATCAGCGCGGATGAAGCCCTTGCAGAAACCACACGACTGATCGAGAAGGCCGCAGGGCTTGGCGAGTTGGTGGTTCTATACGACGATGGAGGCCTTCTCGACAACTCTGGCCGCCCATCTCCGGCCGTGCACCAACTGCTATCCGCACTTGCGCTGCAACCAGACCTTACCGCCGCAATCATCACGAATAGACGCCCTCGCCTTGACTCGATATCTATCGCGCCTCCGCCGATCGTTGACGTGGCACCGCTAAGCACGCACGAAACACGCCAACTGATCGCTCTGCTGGCGCGCGATAAGAATGTTGATCTGCGAACTACCGACGCTGCTCGCCTCGCGGACCAGGTTGCTGGATATCCGCCGGCCGCGACTGCCGCAGTCAGCATGGCCGCCACATATGGCCCGGCCATTGCAGGCGCATCTGTTTCATCACAGTATCAACCGCGACCTCTCCACCGATATCTGGCGCAGATTAAGTTGGAGCAGGACGAGGCTCGACTCCTCCGGTTTCTCGCTGCGAACAGCCCACTGCCGATTAGCGTCCTTCTCGCTGTGACCGGACCGAGCGCCGAGCTCAACACCGCCCTAGCGAAATTGATCGACGCGTCACTGGTTTCCCCGGTCCGCGGGACCGACTGGTACGAGATCAGTGAGCCCGTAGTGGACTTCGTTAGTCGCGAGTACCCAGCACTCAGTATCGCGGAGTACAGAGCCGTGGCAGAAGCGCTAGGGAAATCGCTAGAACTATCCGGCGAGCCCGGCCCATACATCGATCTCTCACGTGTCTACTATCGCGCGTTGGCTCGCGCAGGCGAGGAGTCGCGCCCGCTCGCGTTGGCGCTTGTCTCGGACTGGCTTAGCCTGGCAGAGCAGTTCTACCACGACCGAGACTACGAACGGGCGCGAGCGCACGCGGCTCTCGCTGACGTGGCGAACCGCTCGTTGGAGTCTCTGACTTGGCTGGTAAAGAGTGACGTCAAGCTTGGCGAGTTCGCCCCCGCGCAGGAGTCGATAAATGAGTTAAAGAAACTGGGCGAACTCAAGGAGGCGCTGTTCCTTGCCGGATTTCTTGAGCGACACCGAGGTCAACACCGCGAGGCAATAAAGCAGTATGAAGCGGCGCGCCGGGCGGGCCGGGGCGGGCTAGCCCTCGAACGCGACTTGGCAGAGTGCTACCTGCATGTCGGGGACCTCGATAATGCGGCAAAGCGAATTGCCGCAGCCCAAGAGAAACAACCAGACAACGCATACGTGGTCAGCCTGAGAATCAAGATCGCCTGCCTGACGCGTGACGAGACTACCGCGAGGGGCCTTCTAGATCTCTTGCATGCGGTGGATGCGCCAGCGTTTGCGAACCACAGGCAATCACGGGTTGAACTCGCCTTTGGAGACAAAGAGGCTGCATACAGATATGCACGCCTTGCGGTTGACGGGGCTGATCGGCCCCCAATTGAGGCCTTCTCAAATCTGGCGCTCTGCGAACTGCGCACGGATCGTGTCAGCGATGCATCTGTGACGATTCAGAGGATCGGTAAGGTGTATCGCGGCCTTCGAGCGGATGTGCAGCACGGTTTGCAGGCGCGGCTAGCCATCGCGGAAGGAAGGCACGACGACGCACTGGGAATCACCACCAAACTCATAAAATCTGGAGGCCTGACCAGTTTTGCCCTGCGTCGGGATGCGCTTCGGGCTTCACTGATTGGGTCACACGTGGGCGCTGAAGAGCGCGACCAGCGAGAGAAGGAGATATCTGCGCTCGAGGTGAAGCTCAATTCCACCCGTTGGGACTCCACCGAATGGGACTTGGATGATTGA
- a CDS encoding LLM class flavin-dependent oxidoreductase, with amino-acid sequence MTDYGHELRFGTFLTPQNADPQASVELAVLTEDAGLDLVTFQDHPYQPSFLDTWTLLSYVAARTRRVHLSGNVLNVPMRPPAVLARAAASLDLLSGGRVELGLGAGAFWDAIEAMGVPRLTPGEAVDALDEAIDVIRALWDTDGRGPLRVDGDHHRLAGAKRGPAPAHDIGIWVGALKPRMLRLIGRKADGWLPSLAYLQPGDLGRGNATIDESAAGAGRDPREIRRLLNIGGRFTPAPGGGLDGPPEQWVDALTRYALEDGIGTFVLATDDPGTIRTFAEQVAPAVRDAVAAERATSGTAAGPVRSAAALAKRADGIAYDTVPADVTAVEPGDRAYTALRSTYMRRGAPGVVLLPRTTPQVVDALGWAREQHGPLAVRSGGHGISGRSTNDGGVLLDVGALDEVTVVDEATRRVRLGAGATWGKVAATLAPRGWAISSGDYGGVGVGGLATTGGIGLLGRSYGLTIDHVVAYEVVTADGTVHVVDAQREPELFWGLRGAGGNLGVVTWVEIEAAEVPDVVYATMTFDASDPVRLVERWSRTVRDAPRQLTSFLHLQAGGGGRQPLAQAMTVWADDDTTSAVTVLEELLGAGPVLDQRASLTPYSGVVGPVAKHHDGGAPPVTRSGLLPTMTPAAAADLGALLGSGEAGLMQLRATGGAGNDVAPDATAYAHRHQELVVSAFAGRTRRAGLDDAWDRLAHPHMDGLYLSFETDPRAERLLDAFPPLTLDRLRALKRTYDPDHVFDQNFPIDPRG; translated from the coding sequence ATGACCGACTACGGGCACGAGCTGCGGTTCGGCACGTTCCTCACCCCGCAGAACGCCGACCCGCAGGCGTCGGTCGAGCTGGCGGTGCTCACCGAGGACGCCGGGCTCGACCTCGTGACGTTCCAGGACCACCCGTACCAGCCGTCGTTCCTCGACACGTGGACGCTGCTCTCCTACGTCGCCGCACGGACCCGGCGCGTGCACCTGTCCGGCAACGTGCTCAACGTGCCGATGCGCCCGCCGGCCGTCCTCGCGCGGGCGGCCGCGAGCCTCGACCTGCTCTCCGGCGGGCGCGTCGAGCTGGGCCTGGGCGCGGGCGCCTTCTGGGACGCGATCGAGGCCATGGGCGTCCCGCGACTCACGCCCGGCGAGGCCGTCGACGCCCTCGACGAGGCGATCGACGTCATCCGCGCGCTGTGGGACACCGACGGGCGCGGCCCGCTGCGCGTCGACGGGGACCACCACCGGCTCGCGGGCGCCAAGCGCGGACCGGCCCCGGCGCACGACATCGGCATCTGGGTCGGCGCGTTGAAGCCGCGCATGCTGCGGCTCATCGGGCGCAAGGCCGACGGCTGGCTGCCGTCGCTGGCGTACCTCCAGCCCGGCGACCTGGGCCGCGGCAACGCGACCATCGACGAGTCCGCCGCCGGGGCCGGGCGCGACCCGCGCGAGATCCGCCGCCTGCTGAACATCGGCGGACGCTTCACGCCGGCGCCCGGCGGCGGCCTCGACGGCCCGCCCGAGCAGTGGGTCGACGCGCTCACCCGGTACGCGCTCGAGGACGGCATCGGCACGTTCGTCCTGGCCACGGACGACCCGGGGACGATCCGCACGTTCGCCGAGCAGGTCGCGCCCGCGGTGCGCGACGCGGTCGCGGCCGAGCGGGCGACGTCCGGCACCGCCGCCGGCCCGGTCCGCAGCGCGGCCGCGCTCGCGAAGCGCGCCGACGGCATCGCGTACGACACGGTCCCGGCCGACGTCACCGCCGTCGAGCCCGGCGACCGCGCGTACACGGCGCTGCGCTCGACGTACATGCGGCGCGGCGCGCCCGGCGTCGTCCTGCTCCCCCGCACGACGCCCCAGGTGGTCGACGCGCTCGGCTGGGCGCGCGAGCAGCACGGCCCGCTGGCCGTGCGCTCCGGCGGCCACGGCATCTCGGGCCGCTCGACGAACGACGGCGGCGTCCTGCTCGACGTCGGCGCGCTCGACGAGGTGACGGTCGTCGACGAGGCGACGCGACGCGTCCGGCTGGGCGCCGGCGCGACGTGGGGCAAGGTCGCCGCGACGCTCGCACCGCGCGGGTGGGCGATCTCGTCCGGGGACTACGGCGGCGTGGGCGTCGGGGGCCTGGCGACCACGGGCGGCATCGGGCTGCTCGGGCGGTCGTACGGACTGACGATCGACCACGTCGTCGCGTACGAGGTGGTCACGGCCGACGGCACCGTGCACGTGGTGGACGCGCAGCGCGAGCCCGAGCTGTTCTGGGGGCTGCGCGGTGCGGGCGGCAACCTGGGCGTCGTCACCTGGGTCGAGATCGAGGCGGCCGAGGTGCCGGACGTCGTGTACGCGACCATGACGTTCGACGCGTCGGACCCCGTCCGGCTCGTCGAGCGCTGGAGCCGCACCGTGCGGGACGCGCCGCGGCAGCTCACGAGCTTCCTGCACCTGCAGGCCGGCGGCGGCGGGCGCCAGCCGCTCGCGCAGGCCATGACCGTGTGGGCCGACGACGACACGACGTCGGCGGTCACCGTGCTCGAGGAGCTGCTCGGTGCCGGGCCCGTGCTCGACCAGCGCGCGTCGCTGACGCCGTACTCGGGCGTCGTCGGGCCCGTCGCTAAGCACCACGACGGCGGTGCGCCGCCCGTCACCCGGTCCGGGCTGCTGCCGACCATGACGCCCGCCGCCGCGGCGGACCTCGGGGCGCTGCTCGGCTCGGGCGAGGCGGGGCTCATGCAGCTGCGCGCCACGGGCGGCGCGGGCAACGACGTCGCGCCCGACGCCACGGCGTACGCGCACCGGCACCAGGAGCTCGTCGTCAGCGCCTTCGCGGGCCGCACGCGCCGCGCGGGACTCGACGACGCGTGGGACCGCCTCGCCCACCCGCACATGGACGGCCTCTACCTGTCCTTCGAGACCGACCCGCGCGCCGAGCGCCTGCTCGACGCGTTCCCGCCGCTCACGCTCGACCGGCTGCGCGCGCTCAAGCGCACGTACGACCCCGACCACGTGTTCGACCAGAACTTCCCGATCGACCCGCGGGGGTAG
- a CDS encoding SDR family NAD(P)-dependent oxidoreductase: MTGTTTGATGTADTTHTTDATDTTDTTDTAEGARVAVVTGGNRGLGRASALALAADGTDVVLTYRQHEDEAAAVVAEVAALGRRAVALRLDTGDVTDVEGFAARLTAALRETWGRSSFDVLLNNAGHALATPLGGTTADDLQSLFDVHVRGVFLLTQALAPLVADGGRVVNVSSGLARFVQPGDHAGYGAMKAAVEALTRYWAVDLGGRGITVNVVAPGPVATDFAGGAVRDTGGLRAALSTQAALGRVGEAADIGAVVAAVASPALGWVTGQRIEASGGTRL, encoded by the coding sequence ATGACCGGCACCACCACAGGCGCCACGGGCACCGCGGACACCACGCACACCACGGACGCCACGGACACCACGGACACCACGGACACCGCCGAGGGCGCGCGGGTCGCCGTCGTCACGGGTGGCAACCGCGGCCTGGGTCGCGCGAGCGCCCTGGCGCTGGCGGCCGACGGCACGGACGTCGTCCTGACGTACCGGCAGCACGAGGACGAGGCGGCCGCGGTCGTCGCGGAGGTCGCCGCGCTCGGCCGGCGCGCGGTCGCGCTGCGGCTCGACACCGGCGACGTCACGGACGTCGAGGGCTTCGCCGCACGCCTCACCGCGGCGCTGCGCGAGACCTGGGGGCGCTCGTCGTTCGACGTGCTGCTCAACAACGCGGGCCACGCGCTCGCGACGCCGCTGGGCGGCACCACGGCCGACGACCTGCAGAGCCTGTTCGACGTGCACGTGCGCGGCGTCTTCCTGCTGACCCAGGCCCTCGCGCCGCTCGTGGCCGACGGCGGTCGCGTCGTCAACGTGTCGAGCGGGCTCGCGCGCTTCGTGCAGCCCGGCGACCACGCCGGGTACGGCGCGATGAAGGCGGCGGTCGAGGCGCTGACCCGCTACTGGGCGGTCGACCTCGGCGGGCGCGGCATCACGGTCAACGTCGTCGCACCGGGGCCCGTGGCCACCGACTTCGCGGGCGGGGCGGTGCGGGACACCGGCGGGCTCCGCGCGGCGCTCTCCACGCAGGCCGCGCTGGGACGCGTCGGGGAGGCGGCGGACATCGGCGCCGTCGTCGCGGCCGTGGCCTCGCCCGCGCTCGGCTGGGTGACGGGCCAGCGGATCGAGGCGTCGGGCGGCACGCGGCTGTGA